A window of the Flavobacterium sangjuense genome harbors these coding sequences:
- a CDS encoding GNAT family N-acetyltransferase, with protein MTITIVQSNAQHLIFCEAIIAEMEHSAQIRGTGIAKRSAAYLSKKIVDGNSIIALTEENEWAGFCYIETWSHEKFVANSGLIVAPKYRKLGLARKIKKAIFNLSREKYPNAKIFGLTTGLAVMKINSELGYEPVTYSELTQDENFWKGCKSCVNYEILLSKDKKNCLCTAMLFDQPEIKKQNESNEKSSFSI; from the coding sequence ATGACTATCACCATTGTACAAAGCAATGCGCAACATTTAATCTTTTGCGAAGCCATAATAGCCGAAATGGAACACTCGGCACAAATACGCGGTACCGGAATTGCCAAGCGTTCGGCTGCTTATTTGAGTAAAAAAATCGTAGACGGAAACAGCATCATAGCCTTAACGGAAGAAAACGAATGGGCTGGCTTTTGTTATATCGAAACCTGGAGCCATGAAAAATTTGTCGCTAATTCAGGATTAATTGTCGCTCCAAAATACCGAAAATTGGGCTTGGCCCGAAAAATCAAGAAAGCAATCTTCAATCTGTCCAGAGAGAAATATCCGAATGCCAAAATATTTGGTTTGACTACTGGTTTGGCCGTGATGAAAATCAATAGCGAATTGGGTTACGAACCGGTAACCTATTCCGAATTGACCCAAGACGAGAACTTCTGGAAAGGCTGTAAAAGCTGCGTTAACTATGAAATATTACTATCGAAAGACAAAAAAAACTGTTTGTGTACCGCCATGTTATTCGATCAGCCTGAAATTAAAAAACAAAATGAATCCAATGAAAAAAGTAGTTTTAGCATATAG
- a CDS encoding argininosuccinate synthase codes for MKKVVLAYSGGLDTSFCAVYLSKDKGYEVHAVTVNTGGFSAEDIVAIEKRAYELGVHSYTCVDAVQTYYDTCVKYLIYGNVLKNNTYPLSVSAERTIQAKSIAGYAKSINADAIAHGSTGAGNDQVRFDVIFSVMCPTIEIITPIRDLKLSREAEIDFLKANKVEMNFDKALYSINKGLWGTSVGGKETLTSNLSLPEASFPSQLEKTEADKTEITLEFKQGELVAVDNTSFSHPSEAILYLEQLATPFAIGRDIHVGDTIVGIKGRVGFEAASALIILKAHHLLEKHTLSKFQLNLKSQLADWYGTWLHEGLFLDPVMRDIETFFANTQSTVNGKVTVTLLPYRFVLNGIESNNDLMASKFGSYGEMNLTWSGEDVKGYSKIISNSLAIYNQVNPDKL; via the coding sequence ATGAAAAAAGTAGTTTTAGCATATAGCGGAGGTTTGGATACTTCTTTTTGTGCGGTGTATTTATCAAAAGATAAAGGCTATGAAGTACATGCCGTAACCGTCAATACCGGTGGTTTTTCTGCGGAAGATATTGTGGCTATCGAAAAACGCGCTTATGAATTGGGTGTTCATTCCTATACTTGCGTCGATGCGGTGCAAACCTATTATGATACTTGCGTAAAATATCTAATTTATGGTAATGTTTTAAAAAATAACACATATCCACTTTCAGTAAGTGCCGAAAGAACGATTCAGGCGAAATCTATTGCGGGGTACGCCAAAAGTATCAATGCTGATGCGATTGCGCACGGAAGCACAGGAGCCGGAAATGACCAAGTACGTTTTGATGTTATCTTCTCGGTTATGTGTCCGACTATCGAAATCATCACGCCAATCAGAGATTTGAAATTGTCGAGAGAAGCGGAGATTGATTTTCTAAAAGCAAACAAGGTCGAAATGAACTTCGATAAAGCGTTGTACTCTATCAACAAAGGGCTTTGGGGAACATCTGTCGGCGGAAAAGAAACCTTGACATCTAATCTTTCTTTACCGGAAGCTTCATTTCCATCGCAATTAGAAAAGACAGAAGCCGATAAAACCGAAATAACGTTAGAATTCAAACAAGGCGAATTAGTCGCAGTAGACAACACAAGCTTTTCGCATCCAAGCGAAGCGATTTTATATTTAGAACAATTGGCGACACCGTTTGCCATCGGAAGAGATATTCACGTAGGCGATACGATTGTAGGCATCAAAGGAAGAGTCGGTTTTGAAGCGGCTTCAGCATTAATCATTCTGAAAGCGCATCATTTGTTGGAGAAACATACGCTGTCCAAATTCCAATTAAACCTAAAAAGCCAGTTGGCCGATTGGTACGGAACATGGTTGCACGAAGGCTTGTTTTTAGATCCTGTGATGCGTGATATTGAAACTTTCTTTGCTAACACACAAAGCACAGTTAATGGAAAGGTAACCGTAACGCTCTTACCCTACAGATTTGTGCTTAACGGTATCGAATCCAATAATGACTTGATGGCTTCGAAATTCGGAAGTTATGGCGAAATGAACTTGACTTGGTCAGGCGAAGATGTAAAAGGCTATTCTAAAATCATCAGCAATTCGTTAGCGATTTACAATCAAGTAAACCCTGATAAATTATAA
- the argC gene encoding N-acetyl-gamma-glutamyl-phosphate reductase translates to MENKYNIGIVGAAGYTGGELLRLLLNHPKIAIAFALSRSQAGNAVSSVHTDLFGETDLVFTNEYIDTIDVLFLCLPHKESKNWIESHSISNNVKIIDLGNDFRLEGAFNKGEFVYGLPEMNSEAIKSANYIANPGCFATAIQLALLPLAKAELLQTVYTTGITGSTGAGQSLQQTTHFTWRANNISAYKTLTHQHVAEICNTLEKLTNHKVNLEFVPWRGDFTRGIFTSSTLQTNLDIAALTALYEDFYKSNPFVFVSKETIDLKQVVNTNKCLLHIEKEGDHIVIHSVIDNLIKGASGQAVHNMNLMLGFEPTLGLKLKASAF, encoded by the coding sequence ATGGAAAACAAATATAACATCGGAATCGTTGGCGCTGCAGGTTATACCGGTGGTGAACTCCTCCGATTGTTGTTGAACCATCCAAAGATTGCCATTGCTTTTGCTTTGAGTAGAAGTCAGGCAGGCAATGCGGTTTCGAGCGTACACACTGATTTGTTTGGCGAAACGGATTTGGTTTTCACCAATGAATATATCGATACTATTGATGTCTTGTTTTTGTGTCTGCCTCACAAGGAAAGCAAAAATTGGATTGAAAGTCATTCGATTAGTAATAACGTAAAAATCATCGATTTGGGAAATGATTTCAGATTGGAAGGAGCATTTAACAAAGGTGAATTTGTTTATGGTTTACCCGAAATGAATTCAGAAGCCATAAAATCAGCCAATTACATAGCCAATCCGGGTTGTTTTGCTACCGCGATTCAATTAGCCTTATTGCCTTTGGCGAAAGCCGAATTATTGCAAACCGTTTACACGACAGGCATAACAGGTTCTACAGGCGCGGGACAGTCATTACAACAAACGACACATTTTACGTGGAGAGCGAATAATATATCGGCTTATAAAACGTTGACTCACCAACACGTAGCAGAAATTTGTAATACGTTAGAAAAGTTAACCAATCATAAAGTCAATTTGGAATTTGTGCCCTGGCGTGGCGATTTCACCCGAGGGATTTTTACCAGTTCCACCTTGCAAACCAATTTGGATATAGCAGCTTTAACCGCACTTTACGAAGACTTTTACAAAAGCAATCCATTTGTATTTGTGTCAAAAGAAACTATCGATTTGAAACAAGTAGTGAATACGAACAAATGTCTGTTACATATCGAAAAAGAGGGCGATCACATCGTCATCCATTCGGTAATTGACAATTTGATAAAAGGCGCTTCCGGTCAGGCGGTGCATAATATGAATTTGATGTTGGGTTTCGAACCAACACTCGGACTAAAACTAAAAGCATCCGCATTTTAA
- a CDS encoding aspartate aminotransferase family protein: MKLFDVYPLFDLNFVKAEGSYVWTDKNEKYLDLYGGHAVISIGHSHPFYVNKVTEQLQNIGFYSNSVKIPIQEEVAALLGKISGYNDYNFFMCNSGAEANENAIKLASFHTGRKKNICFTKAFHGRTAAAVAATDNKSIIAPVNETDNFIFVPFNNTTLLEEAFANNEISSVIIEGIQGVAGVQIPEVSFLQKIRSLCDKNEAVFICDEIQSGYGRTGKFFAHQHANIKADIITVAKGMGNGFPVGGVLISPEIKAKHGLLGTTFGGNYLACAASKAVLEVLASENLMQNAIEAGDYLFEQLKDDENIAEIRYQGLMFGIELKTPCAPFRNQLLQDFKILTGNASCPNTLRILPALTITKAELDLFIKAFKTISQSKLVTI; the protein is encoded by the coding sequence ATGAAATTATTTGATGTATATCCATTATTCGATCTGAACTTCGTGAAAGCGGAAGGCAGTTACGTTTGGACCGACAAAAACGAAAAATACTTAGATTTATACGGTGGTCATGCCGTAATTTCTATTGGCCACAGTCATCCTTTTTATGTCAACAAAGTGACTGAGCAATTGCAAAATATTGGCTTTTATTCCAATTCGGTTAAAATTCCAATTCAGGAAGAAGTTGCAGCATTATTAGGGAAAATCAGCGGTTACAACGATTACAACTTTTTTATGTGTAATTCGGGTGCCGAAGCCAACGAAAACGCAATAAAACTTGCCTCATTCCACACCGGAAGAAAAAAGAACATCTGCTTCACCAAAGCTTTTCATGGCCGAACTGCCGCTGCAGTAGCAGCAACCGACAACAAGAGTATCATCGCGCCGGTCAACGAAACCGACAATTTTATTTTTGTTCCTTTCAACAACACAACACTATTGGAGGAAGCTTTTGCAAACAACGAAATTTCCTCCGTAATCATCGAAGGTATTCAGGGTGTTGCAGGTGTTCAGATTCCGGAAGTTTCTTTTTTACAAAAAATCAGAAGCCTATGTGATAAAAATGAGGCTGTTTTTATTTGCGACGAAATCCAATCCGGTTACGGAAGAACAGGAAAGTTTTTTGCACACCAACACGCGAATATCAAAGCTGATATTATCACGGTTGCCAAAGGGATGGGTAACGGATTTCCGGTTGGCGGCGTATTGATTTCACCTGAGATTAAAGCCAAACACGGTTTGCTCGGGACAACTTTTGGTGGAAATTATTTGGCTTGTGCTGCTTCGAAAGCGGTTTTGGAAGTCCTTGCATCGGAAAATTTAATGCAGAACGCCATCGAAGCCGGCGATTATTTATTCGAGCAATTAAAAGATGACGAAAACATTGCGGAAATCAGATACCAGGGCTTGATGTTTGGCATCGAATTAAAAACGCCTTGCGCTCCATTCAGAAACCAATTGTTGCAGGACTTTAAAATCCTAACCGGAAATGCTTCCTGTCCGAATACGTTGCGAATTCTTCCGGCTTTAACTATTACCAAAGCCGAATTGGATTTATTTATCAAAGCCTTCAAAACCATTTCGCAATCTAAATTAGTAACGATATGA
- a CDS encoding N-acetylornithine carbamoyltransferase, with translation MKRFFSADDVTDLDALVQDAIDIKKSPLLKSDIGKGKTLGLVFLNSSLRTRLSTQKAAQNLGLNTIVLNAAQEAWTWEFEEGAIMNGSTVEHIKDAANVLSQYCDIIGLRCFAGLTNKEEDVSEKIFSLFEKYASVPVISLESATLHPLQSLADCITIAEHLPYDKKPKVVLTWAPHIKSIPQAVGNSFAQWMNKTDFEFVITHPKGYELDTQFSQKATIEHNQQKALQDADFVYVKNWSSFEDYGQVVPVNEDWLLTNEKLEVTNNAKIMHCLPVRRNVEVSDEVLDSENSLIYEQANNRTFAAQVILEKIVKGNEKA, from the coding sequence ATGAAAAGATTTTTCTCCGCTGATGATGTTACGGATTTAGATGCTTTAGTACAAGATGCTATTGACATTAAAAAATCTCCTTTGCTAAAAAGTGATATAGGAAAAGGCAAAACGCTTGGTTTGGTATTTTTAAATTCCAGTCTGAGAACGAGACTGAGTACGCAAAAAGCCGCTCAAAACTTAGGTTTAAATACCATCGTTTTAAATGCAGCTCAGGAAGCCTGGACCTGGGAATTTGAAGAGGGCGCCATCATGAATGGCTCGACGGTTGAACATATCAAAGATGCCGCAAACGTACTGAGTCAGTATTGTGACATCATCGGTTTGAGATGTTTTGCAGGTTTGACCAATAAAGAAGAAGATGTTTCAGAAAAGATATTTTCATTATTCGAAAAATATGCAAGCGTTCCTGTAATTTCTTTGGAATCGGCGACTTTGCATCCATTGCAGAGTTTGGCCGATTGTATTACGATAGCAGAACATTTGCCTTATGATAAAAAACCAAAAGTCGTCCTTACCTGGGCGCCACACATCAAATCTATTCCACAGGCAGTGGGAAATTCTTTTGCGCAATGGATGAACAAAACGGATTTTGAGTTTGTCATTACGCATCCAAAAGGGTATGAATTAGACACCCAATTTTCCCAAAAAGCTACCATCGAGCACAACCAACAAAAGGCTTTGCAAGATGCTGATTTTGTGTATGTAAAAAACTGGTCTTCTTTTGAAGATTACGGACAAGTAGTACCTGTGAATGAAGATTGGTTATTGACCAATGAAAAATTAGAAGTAACCAATAACGCCAAAATAATGCATTGTCTTCCGGTAAGAAGAAATGTGGAAGTAAGCGATGAAGTTTTAGACAGTGAGAACTCCTTAATCTACGAGCAAGCCAACAACAGAACGTTTGCGGCGCAAGTCATTTTGGAAAAAATAGTAAAAGGAAATGAAAAAGCTTAA
- the argB gene encoding acetylglutamate kinase, which translates to MKKLNIIKIGGNIIDDELQLEEFLYALATLNEPFILVHGGGKLATDLATDLNIPQEMIDGRRVTNAQTLKIATMVYAGYINKNIVALLQKHKRNSIGLSGADANLIQTTKRNPEPIDFGFVGDVKPDGINIAFLKQLLQLGITPVISAITHDGNGQLLNTNADSIANTIAVSLSRTFDTQLIYCFEKNGVLYHPEDENSVIPVLDWNMFQTLKSEGVISKGMLPKLENCFQALEQKVGKIGIINAKNISGFINNKTHEGTSIQ; encoded by the coding sequence ATGAAAAAGCTTAACATCATTAAAATTGGCGGGAACATTATAGATGACGAACTTCAATTAGAGGAGTTTTTGTATGCTTTGGCTACACTTAATGAACCTTTTATTTTAGTACACGGCGGCGGAAAATTGGCAACCGATTTGGCAACCGATTTAAACATTCCGCAAGAAATGATTGACGGCAGAAGAGTAACCAATGCACAAACTTTAAAGATTGCAACGATGGTTTATGCCGGTTATATCAATAAAAACATAGTAGCGTTATTACAAAAACACAAGCGAAACAGCATCGGATTATCGGGTGCGGATGCCAATTTAATTCAAACGACTAAACGAAATCCGGAGCCAATCGACTTTGGGTTCGTAGGCGATGTAAAACCAGATGGAATCAACATTGCTTTTTTAAAACAGTTATTGCAACTCGGAATTACTCCGGTGATTAGCGCCATCACGCACGACGGCAACGGGCAATTATTGAACACTAATGCCGATTCAATTGCCAATACCATTGCGGTGAGTTTGTCTCGAACTTTTGACACCCAACTGATTTATTGTTTCGAAAAAAACGGTGTTTTGTATCATCCTGAAGACGAGAATTCGGTCATTCCGGTATTGGATTGGAATATGTTTCAGACGTTAAAAAGCGAAGGCGTTATCAGCAAAGGCATGTTGCCGAAATTAGAAAACTGTTTTCAGGCATTGGAACAAAAAGTTGGCAAAATAGGCATCATCAATGCCAAAAATATATCAGGATTTATCAACAACAAAACCCATGAAGGAACAAGTATTCAATAA
- a CDS encoding M20 family metallo-hydrolase: protein MKEQVFNNTTTDLFQSAFSLLKELIAIPSLSKSEDKTADCIQQFLEDFGVPTHRVMNNVWAYNQFYDASKPTILLNSHHDTVKPNSGYTLNPFEPIEKDGKLYGLGSNDAGGALVSLIATFLYFWDKPNMKYNIILTATAEEEISGINGVESIYSQLGNIDFAIVGEPTEMNLAIAEKGLLVLDCVAKGTSSHAAHPNPDNAILNAIKDINWFNNYHFEKVSDLLGEVKMTVTIINSGSQHNVVPDSCQFTVDVRTTEQYSNTEVFNIIKENISSEVTARSLRLNSSSIPLTHPFVQAGLQLGRTYYGSPTSSDQAVIPCPSLKMGPGLSTRSHSSDEFIYVAEIKEALEIYKTILMQIL, encoded by the coding sequence ATGAAGGAACAAGTATTCAATAACACTACAACTGATTTATTTCAATCGGCTTTCAGTCTTTTAAAGGAGTTGATTGCGATTCCATCTTTGAGCAAAAGCGAAGATAAAACCGCGGATTGTATCCAACAGTTTTTGGAAGATTTTGGTGTGCCAACACACAGAGTCATGAATAATGTTTGGGCGTATAATCAATTTTATGATGCATCGAAACCTACTATTTTACTCAATTCACATCACGATACTGTTAAACCAAATTCCGGTTATACGTTGAATCCATTTGAACCCATTGAAAAAGATGGCAAGTTATATGGTTTAGGAAGCAATGATGCAGGCGGTGCTTTGGTAAGTTTGATAGCGACATTTTTATATTTTTGGGACAAGCCCAATATGAAATACAACATTATTTTGACCGCTACAGCCGAAGAAGAAATCTCAGGAATCAATGGTGTGGAATCGATTTATAGCCAATTGGGGAATATCGATTTTGCTATCGTCGGCGAACCAACAGAAATGAATTTAGCGATAGCCGAAAAAGGATTGTTGGTTTTAGATTGTGTAGCCAAAGGAACATCATCGCACGCTGCACATCCGAATCCTGACAATGCAATTTTGAATGCGATAAAAGACATCAATTGGTTCAATAATTACCATTTCGAAAAAGTATCGGATTTGTTAGGCGAAGTTAAAATGACGGTAACTATTATTAATAGCGGTTCGCAACACAATGTCGTGCCCGATTCTTGTCAGTTTACGGTAGATGTGAGAACGACAGAACAATATTCTAATACTGAAGTTTTCAACATCATCAAAGAAAATATCAGCAGTGAAGTAACAGCACGTTCTTTGCGATTGAATTCGTCATCGATACCGTTAACGCATCCGTTTGTACAAGCCGGATTGCAATTGGGCAGAACGTACTATGGTTCGCCAACGTCTTCCGATCAAGCGGTAATTCCTTGTCCGTCATTAAAAATGGGTCCGGGTTTATCAACCCGTTCGCACAGCAGTGACGAATTTATTTATGTGGCCGAAATCAAAGAAGCCCTCGAGATTTATAAAACTATTTTAATGCAAATTCTATAA
- the argH gene encoding argininosuccinate lyase, which yields MATKIWQKTASNPEGSGAAHSAIVEKFTVGNDVAFDYVLAEFDVLGSLAHCEMLHSIGLLTNEEWKTIEIELKNILIEIAQGNFSIEEGIEDIHSQVEHLLIQRIGEAGKKIHSGRSRNDQVLTDLKLYLKSEIKNILGQTETVFNTLIQLSNQHKETLLPGYTHLQIAMPSSFGLWFGAYAESLVDDMELLLAAYNVTNKSPLGSGAGYGSSFPLDRQLTADLLGFKTLNVNSVYAQMTRGKSEKVLAMAMSGIAATLNKFAYDMCLYLNQNFGFIAFPDTLTTGSSIMPHKKNPDVFEIIRARTNRIQALPNELILLTNNLPSGYHRDFQLTKEGLFPAIQSLKDCLIMFDFMLQHIEIKTDIVKDPKYDYMFSVENVNQQVVDGIPFREAYKNIGLTIESDLFEPNYNLQHSHVGSIGNLGNEQIIASFNEIKAQFI from the coding sequence ATGGCAACTAAAATATGGCAAAAAACAGCAAGCAATCCTGAAGGTTCGGGAGCAGCACATTCGGCAATTGTCGAGAAGTTTACTGTGGGCAATGATGTCGCCTTTGATTATGTCCTGGCGGAGTTTGATGTGTTGGGTTCGTTAGCGCATTGCGAAATGTTGCATTCCATTGGTTTATTAACTAATGAAGAATGGAAAACCATAGAAATCGAACTCAAAAATATTTTAATCGAAATAGCTCAAGGAAATTTTAGCATTGAAGAAGGCATTGAAGACATTCATTCTCAGGTGGAGCATTTACTGATTCAAAGAATTGGTGAGGCCGGCAAGAAAATCCACAGTGGTCGTTCGAGAAATGACCAAGTGTTGACTGATTTGAAATTGTATTTAAAGTCGGAAATTAAAAACATCCTTGGACAGACAGAAACCGTATTTAATACATTGATTCAATTAAGTAACCAACACAAAGAAACTTTGCTTCCGGGTTATACGCATTTGCAAATTGCGATGCCATCGTCTTTTGGACTTTGGTTTGGTGCTTATGCCGAGAGTTTGGTTGATGATATGGAATTGTTATTGGCAGCTTATAATGTGACCAATAAAAGTCCGTTAGGTTCCGGTGCGGGTTATGGAAGTTCGTTTCCTTTGGACAGACAATTGACCGCTGATTTGTTGGGATTTAAAACGCTGAATGTCAATTCGGTTTATGCTCAAATGACCAGAGGAAAATCGGAGAAAGTATTGGCTATGGCGATGTCTGGCATTGCAGCTACGCTTAACAAGTTTGCCTATGATATGTGCTTGTATCTCAATCAAAACTTTGGGTTCATTGCTTTTCCGGATACGTTGACTACCGGCAGCAGCATTATGCCACACAAAAAGAATCCCGATGTTTTTGAAATCATCAGAGCGCGAACTAACAGAATTCAGGCGTTGCCAAATGAGTTAATTTTGCTGACGAACAATTTGCCATCGGGTTACCACAGAGACTTTCAGTTGACTAAGGAAGGTTTGTTTCCGGCGATTCAGTCGTTGAAAGATTGTTTGATTATGTTCGATTTTATGTTACAACACATCGAAATCAAAACCGATATCGTCAAAGATCCGAAATACGATTATATGTTTAGTGTGGAAAATGTGAACCAACAAGTAGTAGACGGTATTCCATTTAGAGAAGCGTATAAAAACATTGGCTTAACTATTGAAAGTGATTTGTTTGAACCAAATTATAATTTGCAACACAGCCATGTTGGAAGCATTGGTAATTTAGGAAACGAACAGATTATAGCTTCTTTTAACGAAATTAAAGCCCAATTTATTTAA
- a CDS encoding Lrp/AsnC family transcriptional regulator has translation MRHQLDAKDLAILEILQQDSTISVKEIGERVGLSFTPTYERIKNLEKDKVVLKYVALVDRFKIGMQIVVYCNITLKEQSKQALSDFEKTIIAIPQVQEVISLSGNYDYMLKIIAEDITSYNTFVVDVISNIKNIGQYHSSIVLNEAKKETAYTFPIK, from the coding sequence ATGAGACACCAATTAGACGCCAAAGACCTGGCCATATTAGAAATACTGCAACAAGATTCGACCATTTCGGTAAAAGAAATTGGAGAACGCGTAGGGCTTTCGTTTACGCCTACTTATGAAAGAATAAAGAACCTTGAAAAAGACAAGGTGGTATTGAAGTATGTCGCCTTGGTCGATCGGTTTAAAATTGGAATGCAAATCGTCGTGTATTGCAATATCACACTCAAAGAACAATCCAAACAAGCGCTGAGTGATTTCGAAAAAACCATTATCGCAATTCCGCAAGTGCAGGAAGTCATCAGTCTTTCTGGTAATTATGATTATATGCTCAAGATTATCGCCGAAGACATCACTTCTTATAATACTTTTGTGGTAGATGTGATTTCGAATATCAAAAATATCGGTCAATACCACAGCAGTATAGTTTTGAACGAAGCAAAAAAAGAAACGGCTTATACTTTTCCTATTAAATAA
- a CDS encoding AbiH family protein, translated as MNRLIIIGNGFDLAHGIKTSYKDFIADYFSDAINSIYLSRPYEDELIQINVKQNQYYYPDPLNKITSKNSLDFINKILTSNPIFSMQFKSGLLKNSFNQIEKMNWVDLEIEYFSTLLATRHAFKNNNQLAEIQKVNKQLDYLKEKLIDYLKEQQLTFFNNYKKKPLVDCFTERIHTYEVVTTELEEDQLPKNLFFLNFNYTDTFEVYYDACRKKIPSDLDYIHGDLGGTHGQPIFGFGDELDKNYLEFEDERNNELFKHIKSFEYLKNKNYYRLIRFLESDDYQVQIYGHSCGLSDRTMLNQIFEHDNCKSIKIFYHQREDGTNDYTEKTYEISRHFKDKGMMRKKVVPFDYSRAMPQPKL; from the coding sequence ATGAACAGATTAATCATCATAGGCAACGGTTTTGATTTAGCTCATGGGATAAAGACGAGTTATAAAGATTTTATTGCTGATTATTTTAGTGACGCTATAAATAGTATCTATCTTTCAAGACCCTATGAAGATGAACTGATACAAATTAATGTCAAACAAAATCAATATTACTACCCTGACCCTTTGAATAAAATTACCTCGAAGAATTCATTAGATTTTATAAATAAAATTTTAACAAGTAACCCTATATTTTCTATGCAATTCAAGTCTGGATTATTAAAAAACTCTTTTAATCAGATTGAAAAAATGAACTGGGTTGATTTAGAAATTGAATATTTTAGCACCTTATTAGCCACTAGACATGCTTTTAAAAACAACAATCAATTAGCAGAAATTCAAAAAGTAAATAAGCAATTGGATTATTTAAAAGAAAAACTAATTGATTATTTAAAAGAACAGCAACTCACATTTTTTAATAATTATAAAAAAAAGCCTTTAGTTGATTGTTTTACTGAAAGAATACATACTTATGAAGTTGTCACTACTGAGTTAGAAGAAGATCAATTGCCAAAAAATCTTTTTTTCTTGAACTTTAATTACACTGATACCTTTGAAGTTTACTACGATGCCTGTAGAAAAAAAATCCCTTCGGATTTAGATTATATTCACGGTGATTTAGGTGGTACTCATGGTCAACCCATATTTGGTTTTGGAGATGAATTAGATAAAAACTATTTAGAGTTTGAAGATGAAAGAAACAATGAATTATTTAAGCACATCAAATCCTTTGAGTATTTAAAAAACAAAAACTACTATCGGTTGATACGATTTCTAGAATCAGATGATTATCAGGTTCAGATTTATGGACACTCTTGCGGACTATCAGACAGAACCATGCTAAATCAAATATTTGAACATGACAATTGTAAGTCTATAAAAATATTTTATCATCAACGGGAAGATGGTACTAATGACTATACTGAAAAGACCTATGAAATATCACGCCATTTTAAAGACAAAGGAATGATGCGGAAGAAAGTAGTGCCATTTGATTATTCAAGAGCTATGCCGCAGCCAAAGTTATAA
- a CDS encoding cytidine/deoxycytidylate deaminase family protein yields the protein MLDYYKDYDKAKLKGKNCSFCFKTVHNKYENEKNQVHTRSLHAEENAMLQITKSGGIGVNKGILFTTASPCELCSKKAYQLGISKIFYIDPYPGIAEDQILKSGIEETKPIVYIFSGAVGSVYNRLYETFLSYKDEMSLTLK from the coding sequence ATGTTAGATTATTATAAAGATTATGATAAAGCTAAATTGAAAGGTAAAAATTGTTCTTTTTGCTTCAAAACAGTACATAATAAATATGAGAATGAAAAGAATCAAGTTCACACAAGATCTTTGCATGCTGAAGAGAATGCAATGCTGCAAATTACTAAAAGCGGAGGTATTGGTGTAAATAAAGGCATACTCTTTACAACAGCTAGTCCATGTGAACTTTGCTCAAAAAAAGCATATCAATTAGGTATAAGTAAAATTTTTTATATAGATCCCTATCCAGGTATAGCTGAAGATCAGATATTAAAAAGCGGTATTGAAGAGACCAAACCAATCGTTTATATATTTTCTGGTGCTGTTGGTTCAGTATATAATAGACTTTATGAAACATTCTTGTCCTATAAAGATGAAATGTCTTTGACTTTGAAATAG